A genomic stretch from Candidatus Aminicenantes bacterium includes:
- the secA gene encoding preprotein translocase subunit SecA, giving the protein MFNYIIRKIFGTRNERELKKLLPLVNHINSLEENTQALSDTELRDRTEIFRRRLQQGETMEDLLPEAFAVVRETGRRVLNMRHFDVQLMGGIILHRGKIAEMKTGEGKTLVATLPGYLNALSGKGVHIVTVNDYLAGRDAEWMGAIYRFLGLTVGCIQHDMPEPARQEAYAADITFGTNNEFGFDYLRDNMKFERESLVQREFHYAIVDEVDSILIDEARTPLIISGPTEESTSFYYAVNDFVRKAVQDPKNFDLDEKTRTVVLTESAISAAEQYFKISNLYDLTNMDTLHQINQALKAHLLFHRDKDYLVKDNQVMIVDEFTGRMMPGRRYSDGLHQALEAKENVRIEQEYQTLAQVTFQNYFRMYDKLGGMTGTAMTEAAEFASIYDLDVIEVPTNRPLIRREYPDMIYGSREEKWNAVAEEIRGLHERGQPVLVGTISIENSELLARRLRRERVPHVVLNAKHHEKEADIVAQAGRPGAVTIATNMAGRGTDILLGGNPEYMVREELAKKGFSTETAPETIRQSAEEKIQAQVKENQAKVISLGGLHILGTERHEARRIDNQLRGRSGRQGDPGSSRFYISLEDDLMRVLGSERVKGLLVRAGMRDGVPIENKLVSKAIENAQKQIEGQNFSIRKHLLEYDDVMNKQRQVIYAMRRDIMYGKDMRDEMLRLTREIAADILGFHVDPKKDEDDWSYEGLHKEMLAQFGLDITPIMPADFGEFSPEEVHERLQAELLRLYTEKEALVGPGQMRELERMILLQIIDTQWKDQLLNMDHLKEGIGLRGYAQRDPLIEYKKESFRLFEELQNRIEEEVIRFLFLFHPVEEEEVEKWRRKKETKLSRPSSRMPGRKGRKKHKKKR; this is encoded by the coding sequence ATGTTTAATTACATCATCCGCAAGATTTTCGGTACCCGAAACGAGCGCGAGCTCAAAAAACTCCTGCCCCTGGTCAACCATATCAACTCCCTGGAGGAAAACACCCAGGCCCTGTCCGATACTGAGCTCCGGGACCGTACCGAGATATTCCGCCGCCGGTTGCAGCAGGGTGAAACCATGGAAGACCTCCTGCCGGAGGCGTTTGCCGTGGTGCGGGAAACCGGACGCCGTGTCCTGAACATGCGCCACTTCGACGTACAGCTCATGGGCGGCATCATCCTTCACCGGGGCAAGATCGCGGAAATGAAAACCGGTGAAGGCAAAACTTTGGTGGCCACTTTGCCGGGATACCTGAACGCCCTCTCGGGCAAAGGGGTACACATCGTCACGGTCAATGATTACCTGGCCGGTCGCGACGCTGAGTGGATGGGGGCAATCTATCGATTCCTGGGCCTGACGGTCGGCTGCATCCAGCACGACATGCCCGAGCCCGCGCGCCAGGAAGCCTACGCCGCCGACATCACCTTCGGCACCAACAACGAGTTCGGCTTCGATTACCTGCGCGACAACATGAAATTTGAACGGGAGAGCCTGGTGCAACGGGAGTTCCACTACGCCATCGTGGACGAAGTGGACAGCATTCTCATTGACGAAGCCCGCACCCCGCTGATTATCTCCGGCCCAACCGAAGAATCCACCTCGTTTTATTACGCGGTCAACGACTTCGTGCGCAAAGCCGTACAGGATCCGAAAAACTTTGATCTGGACGAAAAGACCCGCACCGTTGTGTTGACGGAAAGCGCCATCTCCGCCGCGGAGCAATACTTCAAAATCAGCAACCTCTATGATCTGACCAACATGGACACCCTCCACCAGATCAATCAGGCCCTGAAAGCCCACCTGCTGTTTCATCGCGACAAAGACTACCTGGTCAAAGACAACCAGGTTATGATCGTGGACGAATTCACCGGGCGCATGATGCCGGGACGCCGCTATTCCGACGGTCTTCATCAGGCGTTGGAAGCCAAGGAAAACGTGCGCATCGAACAGGAATACCAGACCCTGGCCCAGGTCACGTTCCAGAACTATTTTCGCATGTACGACAAGCTGGGGGGCATGACGGGAACGGCCATGACCGAGGCCGCGGAGTTCGCGTCCATTTACGACCTGGACGTGATCGAAGTGCCCACCAACCGTCCCTTGATCCGCCGGGAATACCCCGACATGATTTACGGCAGCAGAGAAGAGAAATGGAACGCCGTGGCTGAAGAGATCCGTGGACTTCATGAACGCGGTCAGCCGGTACTGGTGGGCACCATCTCCATCGAGAACTCGGAACTGCTGGCGCGCCGATTGCGGCGGGAGCGCGTTCCTCACGTGGTTCTCAACGCCAAGCACCATGAAAAGGAAGCCGATATCGTGGCCCAGGCGGGGCGGCCGGGCGCGGTAACCATTGCCACCAACATGGCCGGCCGGGGCACTGATATCCTGCTGGGAGGGAACCCGGAATACATGGTGCGCGAAGAACTGGCGAAAAAGGGTTTCTCAACGGAAACCGCCCCCGAAACCATACGGCAAAGCGCGGAAGAAAAGATCCAGGCCCAGGTGAAAGAGAACCAGGCCAAAGTCATTTCCCTGGGAGGACTGCACATCCTGGGCACGGAGCGGCATGAAGCCCGGCGCATCGACAACCAGTTGCGCGGCCGCTCGGGGCGCCAGGGCGACCCCGGTTCATCCCGGTTCTACATCTCACTGGAAGACGACCTCATGCGCGTGCTGGGATCCGAACGGGTCAAGGGCCTCCTGGTCCGTGCGGGTATGCGGGACGGTGTGCCCATTGAAAACAAGCTGGTTTCCAAGGCCATCGAAAACGCCCAGAAACAGATCGAAGGCCAGAACTTCTCGATCCGTAAACACCTGCTGGAATACGACGATGTCATGAACAAGCAGCGCCAGGTGATCTACGCCATGCGGCGTGACATCATGTACGGCAAGGACATGCGTGATGAGATGCTGCGGTTGACTCGCGAGATCGCGGCCGACATCCTGGGATTTCATGTCGACCCCAAAAAAGATGAGGATGACTGGAGTTACGAGGGTCTGCACAAAGAGATGCTGGCCCAGTTCGGATTGGACATCACTCCCATCATGCCGGCCGATTTCGGCGAGTTCTCTCCCGAAGAGGTCCATGAACGCCTGCAAGCCGAACTGTTGCGCTTGTACACGGAAAAGGAAGCCCTGGTCGGACCCGGACAGATGCGGGAACTGGAGCGCATGATCCTGCTGCAGATCATCGACACCCAGTGGAAGGATCAACTCCTCAACATGGACCACCTGAAAGAGGGCATCGGTCTGCGCGGTTACGCCCAGCGCGACCCCCTGATCGAATACAAGAAAGAGAGTTTCCGCCTTTTTGAGGAATTGCAGAACCGCATCGAAGAAGAAGTCATCCGCTTTCTCTTTCTGTTCCACCCGGTGGAAGAAGAGGAAGTGGAAAAGTGGCGGCGCAAAAAGGAAACCAAGCTGTCCCGACCCAGCTCGCGCATGCCCGGACGCAAGGGCCGCAAAAAACACAAAAAAAAACGGTGA
- a CDS encoding transglutaminase domain-containing protein, with the protein MRILLCLLAVLPALRQVEYAHIELDAFPQEVLIHYRNANFLQLVESRSGALAARTRSLNFLQLDLTYRLDLEPEADLDPGVRSLALQFLEPSVSLKQYLMRIRDYMHSNIRYSPDAADQSPAAVLERKSADCVGMTRLVSAWLDAVGVAHGSISGFYFQRDNQGEWRPQPHRWLEIRLPDGFSFFFDPQHRMFSPRYLVVRPGVDFRRVRRFQVVRINLKSKLENG; encoded by the coding sequence GTGAGAATCCTGCTTTGCCTGCTGGCAGTCCTTCCCGCCCTGCGGCAGGTGGAATACGCCCATATTGAATTGGACGCTTTTCCCCAAGAGGTGTTGATCCACTACCGCAATGCCAATTTCCTTCAACTCGTGGAGTCGCGCTCAGGTGCGTTGGCGGCCCGGACACGCAGCCTGAATTTTCTGCAATTGGATCTTACCTATCGGCTTGATCTCGAACCTGAAGCGGATTTGGACCCCGGGGTGCGAAGCCTGGCCCTGCAGTTCCTGGAGCCTTCAGTTTCTCTGAAACAGTACTTGATGCGAATCCGGGACTATATGCACTCCAATATTCGTTATAGCCCGGATGCCGCGGACCAGTCACCCGCGGCCGTCCTCGAGCGAAAAAGCGCGGATTGCGTTGGTATGACGCGCCTGGTCAGTGCGTGGCTGGACGCGGTGGGCGTTGCCCATGGCAGCATCAGCGGTTTTTATTTTCAACGCGACAACCAGGGAGAATGGCGGCCCCAACCCCATCGCTGGCTGGAGATCCGCTTGCCGGACGGGTTTTCGTTTTTCTTTGACCCCCAGCACCGCATGTTTTCTCCCCGCTACCTGGTCGTGCGTCCCGGCGTGGATTTCCGCCGGGTGCGGCGCTTCCAGGTGGTGCGCATCAACCTGAAATCCAAGCTGGAGAACGGATAA
- a CDS encoding transporter substrate-binding domain-containing protein, whose product MVFDIRTSRCYILIRARGGRAMGKNRGKSRFVRLCSTIIAVGLVTLFVACGNGDRTAGEDAGKVAEGVDAITQAGRLVVGTSADYPPYEFRLAGDEEGRIVGLDMDIAQDIADALDVRLEIRDLQFSELFNHLEAGDVDMLIAGLTPTEARRKLADFSEIYYQAFQTVLIREDDQEKIPTVSDLRGKRVGVQANSIQQDLAPTLIVGAEFVPANSIHKMLEMLQNGDVDALVLEKPVAEAFQARRPGLASIREGIDANRLGSAIAVRKGNAALLERINAIISRLKRQNRIINYVEDAKVLANR is encoded by the coding sequence ATGGTGTTTGACATCAGGACATCCCGATGCTATATCCTTATCAGAGCGCGAGGAGGAAGGGCAATGGGAAAAAACAGAGGCAAATCACGTTTCGTTCGTTTGTGTTCCACGATCATCGCCGTGGGCCTGGTAACCCTGTTTGTTGCCTGTGGGAACGGTGACCGGACTGCGGGTGAGGATGCAGGCAAAGTTGCGGAGGGAGTGGATGCTATCACCCAGGCAGGGAGACTGGTGGTGGGAACTAGTGCGGATTATCCACCGTACGAGTTTCGCCTGGCCGGCGATGAAGAGGGACGCATTGTTGGATTGGACATGGATATCGCTCAGGATATTGCCGATGCCCTGGATGTGCGCCTGGAAATCAGGGATCTGCAGTTCAGCGAGTTGTTTAACCACCTGGAAGCCGGAGACGTGGACATGCTCATTGCCGGTCTCACTCCAACCGAAGCCAGGCGCAAACTGGCGGACTTTTCTGAGATCTATTACCAGGCGTTCCAGACGGTGCTGATCCGCGAGGACGATCAGGAAAAGATCCCCACTGTCAGTGATCTGCGGGGCAAACGCGTGGGTGTTCAGGCCAACTCCATCCAACAGGATTTGGCGCCTACCCTGATTGTGGGCGCGGAGTTCGTGCCGGCCAATTCGATTCATAAAATGTTGGAGATGCTGCAGAACGGCGATGTGGATGCATTGGTGCTGGAAAAGCCCGTGGCCGAGGCATTTCAGGCCAGGCGACCCGGCCTGGCGAGCATCAGAGAGGGAATTGACGCCAACCGCCTGGGGTCCGCCATTGCCGTGCGCAAAGGTAACGCCGCGCTGCTGGAAAGGATCAACGCCATCATCAGCCGCTTGAAACGGCAAAACCGCATCATCAACTACGTGGAAGACGCCAAAGTACTGGCCAATCGATAA
- a CDS encoding M23 family metallopeptidase yields the protein MQRRKPGGMLQVAVIAGVLIIGGMLIRRAVVSFTISPENLLPVQKTTAPRPPAVPGTEIRHVMIQPGETFVAALGRLGFSPGKAHSTAMDLSDMHPVEKVHPGRRLSVTFVRERPLRLEYEINDASRLLAQWQKNGRINASVHTQPFETRIAFVRGEITSSLFAGILKAGEEASLADLLASLFEYDVDFNRDIRVGDTFQLLVEKRFLRGEFYGYGPIHAAVVTNRGRAVRVVRYTDANERSTFFHPDGRSVRKMFLRCPLPFMRVTSGYGNRRHPVLGFSARHNGIDLGAPRGTPVKATATGVVTHAGSHRTKGRYVQLRHPNSYATHYYHLSGIRRGIQRGRRVTQGEVIGYVGNTGLSTGPHLHYGIRHNNRFINPMRLRPPSKNPVPPAEMVSFQRHCNQVFFSMTAFSWLQANKVDHWIPASFETVADDAATPLSEAPSIPLSFPEDLEIHP from the coding sequence ATGCAGAGGCGAAAACCGGGCGGCATGTTGCAGGTAGCGGTGATTGCCGGCGTGCTGATCATCGGCGGCATGCTAATTCGCCGGGCCGTTGTTTCTTTCACGATCTCGCCCGAGAACCTTTTGCCTGTTCAGAAAACAACCGCGCCGCGGCCCCCTGCGGTTCCCGGTACCGAGATCCGTCATGTAATGATCCAGCCGGGCGAAACCTTTGTCGCCGCGCTGGGGCGCCTGGGATTTTCACCCGGCAAAGCCCATTCCACGGCAATGGATCTCAGCGATATGCACCCGGTGGAAAAGGTGCACCCGGGGCGTCGGCTCAGTGTCACTTTCGTCAGGGAGCGGCCGCTGCGCCTTGAATATGAAATCAACGACGCCAGCCGTTTGCTGGCCCAATGGCAAAAGAACGGTCGTATCAACGCTTCCGTGCACACCCAACCGTTTGAAACCCGAATCGCCTTTGTGCGTGGGGAAATCACATCATCGCTTTTTGCCGGCATCCTGAAAGCCGGAGAGGAAGCGTCGCTGGCGGACCTGCTGGCCTCACTTTTTGAATACGACGTGGATTTCAACCGTGATATCCGTGTTGGAGACACGTTCCAACTGCTGGTGGAAAAGCGCTTCCTGAGGGGCGAATTTTACGGGTACGGACCAATCCACGCGGCCGTTGTCACCAACAGGGGGCGCGCCGTCCGCGTTGTGCGTTATACGGACGCAAACGAACGCTCCACCTTTTTTCATCCGGACGGCCGTTCCGTACGCAAGATGTTTCTGCGTTGTCCCCTGCCGTTCATGCGTGTCACTTCGGGCTATGGCAACCGCCGCCACCCGGTGTTGGGCTTTTCCGCCCGTCACAATGGTATCGACCTGGGCGCGCCGCGCGGTACCCCGGTCAAGGCCACGGCCACGGGCGTGGTCACTCACGCGGGCAGTCATCGCACCAAGGGTCGCTATGTGCAATTGCGCCACCCGAATAGTTACGCCACCCACTACTATCATTTGTCCGGCATTCGTCGCGGCATACAACGGGGCCGGCGGGTCACCCAGGGCGAGGTGATCGGGTATGTAGGCAACACCGGGCTTTCAACCGGACCGCACCTGCATTACGGTATCCGCCACAACAACCGTTTCATCAACCCCATGCGATTGCGCCCGCCTTCCAAGAACCCTGTCCCGCCTGCTGAAATGGTTTCTTTTCAACGACACTGCAACCAGGTCTTTTTTAGCATGACCGCTTTTTCCTGGTTGCAGGCAAATAAAGTCGATCATTGGATTCCCGCTTCTTTCGAAACAGTCGCCGATGATGCGGCAACTCCCCTTTCGGAAGCCCCTTCCATACCGCTGAGTTTTCCCGAAGACCTGGAGATTCATCCCTAG
- the lysS gene encoding lysine--tRNA ligase has product MEEQFTIRKEKLKKLSALGLDPWPYAFDRSHTFAQVTEVYAEADNQALEALDGDFRLAGRVVALRRMGKSVFAHLFDGEIRLQVYLRQDKLSETDFEVVRLLDMGDIVGVSGSLFRTRTGELTVLVSRLVPLAKAFHPLPEKWHGLQDKELRYRRRYLDLIVNEESRRIFRMRSEILREIRLFFYQEGYLEVETPMMHPIPGGASARPFVTHHNALDMDLYLRVAPELYLKRLLVGGMEKVFEMNRNFRNEGISMRHNPEFTMLEFYQLYKDYEDNMRLTEKLLARLCERFVDGAVLRWRDLELPLQPPFPRRRYMDLLAERTGLSSEDVWDKEALAGFLRRELPDQELPPTWEKMLESAFDTWVEPGLSGPVFVVDFPRAISPLAKVSRRDPRETERFELYIASMEIANGFSELNDPFDQRERFEAQLKQREQGDDEAQWLDEEFLLALEHGMAPATGEGIGIDRLVMLLTGAESIREVVLFPQLRTRS; this is encoded by the coding sequence ATGGAAGAACAATTTACTATTCGCAAAGAGAAGTTAAAAAAGCTGTCCGCCCTGGGCCTGGATCCATGGCCCTACGCATTCGATCGCAGCCATACGTTTGCCCAAGTGACCGAGGTCTATGCTGAGGCGGACAACCAAGCCCTGGAAGCTCTGGACGGTGATTTCCGCCTGGCGGGTCGCGTCGTGGCCCTGCGTCGCATGGGCAAGAGTGTTTTCGCCCACCTCTTTGACGGTGAAATCCGCCTGCAGGTTTACCTGCGGCAAGACAAGTTGTCTGAAACTGATTTTGAAGTGGTGCGGTTGCTGGATATGGGCGACATCGTGGGTGTGAGCGGGAGTCTATTCCGTACCCGCACGGGGGAACTGACCGTGTTGGTTTCGCGACTGGTTCCGCTGGCCAAGGCTTTTCATCCCTTGCCGGAAAAATGGCACGGTTTGCAGGACAAAGAGTTGCGCTATCGCCGCCGTTACCTGGACCTGATTGTGAATGAGGAGAGCCGGCGGATTTTCCGCATGCGCTCGGAAATCCTGCGGGAAATCCGCCTCTTTTTTTATCAGGAAGGATACCTGGAAGTGGAAACGCCGATGATGCACCCGATCCCCGGCGGCGCCTCGGCCCGGCCCTTTGTCACGCACCATAACGCCCTGGACATGGACCTCTATTTGCGTGTGGCCCCTGAACTCTATCTGAAGCGATTGCTGGTCGGGGGTATGGAGAAGGTTTTCGAGATGAACCGCAATTTCCGCAATGAGGGCATCTCCATGCGCCACAACCCCGAGTTCACCATGTTGGAGTTCTACCAACTCTACAAAGATTACGAGGACAACATGCGCCTCACCGAAAAGCTGCTGGCGCGGTTGTGCGAGCGTTTCGTTGACGGAGCCGTTCTTCGCTGGCGGGATCTGGAACTGCCGCTTCAGCCGCCGTTTCCCCGCCGCCGCTACATGGATCTGCTGGCTGAGCGTACCGGCCTTTCCTCCGAAGATGTGTGGGACAAAGAGGCTTTGGCCGGTTTTCTGCGGCGCGAGCTGCCGGACCAGGAACTGCCGCCAACCTGGGAAAAGATGCTGGAATCGGCTTTTGATACCTGGGTGGAGCCCGGGCTGAGCGGCCCCGTGTTCGTGGTGGATTTTCCCCGCGCCATCTCTCCCCTGGCCAAGGTGTCCCGCCGTGATCCCCGCGAAACCGAGCGTTTCGAACTCTACATCGCCTCCATGGAGATCGCCAACGGTTTTTCCGAACTGAACGATCCCTTTGATCAGCGCGAACGTTTCGAGGCGCAGTTAAAGCAGCGTGAACAAGGTGATGACGAGGCCCAATGGCTGGACGAGGAATTCCTGTTGGCCCTGGAGCACGGCATGGCTCCGGCTACGGGGGAAGGCATCGGTATCGACCGATTGGTGATGTTGCTTACCGGTGCCGAATCGATTCGTGAAGTGGTTCTTTTCCCCCAGTTGAGAACACGCTCATGA
- the guaB gene encoding IMP dehydrogenase, translating to MLMADNEKFFSREGLTFDDVLLVPGYSEVIPREVDTSTLLTRNIRLNTPILAAAMDTVSEAPMAIAMARLGGIAVIHKNMSIRGQAEQVKRVKRSESGMIDNPITLKPHNRIIEALQLVKEKGISGLPIISEKGILKGILTNRDLRFVTDQQKEIREFMTTRNLITAPESITMEEAKRLLHIKKIEKLPVVDNDGRLKGLITLKDIMKSEEFPQAAKDAFGRLRVGAAVGTSADTLDRATALSEMNVDVIVVDTSHGHSKRVLQIVEMLREHYPDIDLIAGNVATAAAARDLRTRGVDAVKVGIGPGSICTTRMVTGAGMPQITAIMDVAQELKGEIPLIADGGIKYSGDIAKALAAGAHSVMLGSLLAGTDESPGEFVIYQGRSYKSYRGMGSIGAMKAGSRDRYFQEDEYAESKLVPEGIEGRVPHRGSVTRLVPLLIGGTRAGMGLTGCRTIAELHEKARFVRITSASLRESHVHDVIVTEESPNYHLD from the coding sequence ATGCTCATGGCTGACAACGAAAAGTTTTTTTCCCGTGAGGGGTTGACCTTTGATGACGTGCTTTTGGTACCCGGCTATTCCGAGGTCATTCCCCGGGAAGTGGATACTTCCACCCTGCTCACGCGAAACATCCGCCTCAACACCCCCATCCTTGCCGCGGCCATGGACACGGTATCTGAAGCGCCCATGGCCATCGCCATGGCCCGGCTGGGGGGAATCGCGGTGATCCACAAGAACATGAGCATCCGCGGCCAGGCAGAGCAGGTCAAGCGCGTCAAGCGATCCGAATCGGGCATGATCGACAACCCCATCACCCTCAAGCCCCACAACCGCATTATCGAAGCCCTGCAATTGGTGAAAGAGAAGGGCATCTCCGGACTTCCCATCATCAGTGAAAAGGGAATATTGAAAGGCATCCTCACCAACCGCGACCTGCGTTTCGTTACGGACCAGCAGAAAGAGATCCGCGAATTCATGACCACCCGCAACCTGATCACCGCGCCCGAGTCCATTACCATGGAGGAAGCCAAACGGCTGTTGCACATCAAAAAGATCGAGAAGCTCCCCGTGGTGGACAACGACGGCCGCCTCAAGGGCCTGATCACCTTGAAAGACATCATGAAATCTGAAGAGTTCCCCCAGGCGGCCAAGGACGCTTTCGGCCGCTTGCGGGTGGGCGCGGCGGTGGGCACATCCGCGGATACCCTCGACCGGGCAACAGCTCTGAGCGAAATGAACGTGGACGTGATCGTGGTGGACACGTCCCACGGACACTCTAAACGCGTACTCCAGATCGTGGAGATGTTGCGGGAGCATTATCCCGACATTGACCTCATCGCCGGCAATGTCGCCACCGCGGCGGCCGCCCGCGACCTGCGTACCCGGGGCGTAGACGCGGTCAAGGTGGGCATCGGGCCCGGCTCCATCTGCACTACCCGCATGGTGACCGGAGCGGGGATGCCGCAAATCACCGCCATTATGGACGTGGCGCAGGAGTTGAAAGGCGAGATCCCCTTGATTGCCGACGGCGGCATCAAGTATTCCGGAGATATCGCCAAAGCCCTGGCCGCGGGGGCCCATTCCGTCATGCTGGGTTCATTACTTGCGGGCACGGATGAAAGCCCCGGGGAATTCGTCATCTACCAGGGCCGATCTTACAAGAGTTATCGCGGCATGGGTTCCATCGGCGCCATGAAAGCGGGCAGCCGTGACCGCTACTTCCAGGAAGACGAATACGCCGAATCCAAGCTGGTTCCCGAAGGCATTGAGGGTAGGGTCCCCCATCGCGGCAGCGTGACGCGTCTGGTGCCTTTGCTGATCGGGGGAACCCGGGCGGGAATGGGACTTACGGGATGCCGTACCATAGCTGAACTGCATGAAAAAGCCCGTTTCGTTCGCATCACATCGGCTTCCCTGCGGGAAAGCCACGTACACGACGTCATCGTTACCGAGGAGTCCCCCAATTACCACCTGGACTGA
- a CDS encoding 6,7-dimethyl-8-ribityllumazine synthase, giving the protein MNEFKGQLVSRGFRYAVVVSRFNNFISERLLEGARDALVRSGAEEEEIEVFRVPGSFEIPLAAKRLARAKRHDAVICLGAVIRGETPHFDYVASEVTKGVAQLNLEFAMPFAFGIITADNTEQAVERAGNKMGNKGFQAAQSAIEMLNLFKDADI; this is encoded by the coding sequence ATGAACGAATTCAAGGGTCAATTGGTTTCCCGGGGATTCCGCTACGCCGTAGTGGTATCCCGGTTCAACAACTTTATCAGTGAACGCCTGTTGGAAGGGGCGCGGGATGCCTTGGTGCGCAGCGGCGCCGAGGAAGAAGAGATTGAAGTGTTCCGCGTACCCGGGTCCTTCGAGATTCCCCTGGCGGCAAAGCGTTTGGCCCGGGCCAAACGCCATGATGCGGTGATCTGCCTGGGAGCGGTGATCCGGGGAGAAACCCCCCACTTTGATTACGTGGCTTCCGAGGTCACCAAGGGAGTGGCGCAATTGAACCTGGAGTTTGCCATGCCCTTCGCTTTCGGCATCATTACCGCCGACAACACTGAACAGGCGGTTGAGCGTGCCGGCAACAAAATGGGCAACAAGGGTTTCCAGGCGGCCCAATCCGCCATTGAAATGCTGAACCTGTTCAAAGATGCGGATATTTGA
- the xth gene encoding exodeoxyribonuclease III has protein sequence MPAITLMSWNVNGMRAVAKKGFLEFLAAQRPHVLGVQETKLQADQVPDTVNSPPGYQVVWNHAERRGYSGTALFYRTDPPEITIPDTNSLLGLEGRVIQADFSAFTLLNIYFPNGQMSPQRLEFKLRFYDQCLDYCENLRNQGKSLVISGDFNTAHNEIDLKNPGPNSDRSGFLAIERAWLDKLVATGYRDTFRMLYPERVEYSWWSYRFQARIRNAGWRIDYFFVSPDLAEKVEDAWILTDVFGSDHCPVALRIRV, from the coding sequence ATGCCGGCTATTACGTTGATGTCCTGGAACGTCAACGGCATGCGTGCGGTGGCAAAGAAAGGCTTTCTCGAATTTCTTGCCGCCCAACGTCCCCATGTGCTGGGAGTGCAGGAAACCAAACTGCAGGCGGACCAGGTTCCAGATACCGTGAACTCTCCGCCCGGTTACCAGGTGGTGTGGAACCATGCGGAACGTCGGGGTTACAGCGGTACGGCGCTTTTTTATCGCACCGACCCCCCGGAGATCACGATACCGGACACAAATTCCCTGCTGGGGCTTGAAGGCCGGGTGATCCAGGCGGACTTTTCTGCATTCACCTTGCTGAACATCTATTTCCCCAACGGCCAGATGTCGCCGCAACGGCTGGAATTCAAGTTGCGATTTTACGACCAGTGCCTGGATTATTGTGAAAACCTGCGAAATCAGGGGAAATCGCTGGTTATCAGTGGTGATTTCAATACCGCCCACAACGAGATCGACCTTAAGAACCCCGGCCCCAACTCGGATCGCTCCGGTTTTCTTGCGATCGAAAGGGCCTGGCTGGACAAGTTGGTGGCAACCGGGTATCGCGATACGTTCCGCATGCTGTACCCGGAGCGTGTAGAGTACTCGTGGTGGTCCTACCGTTTCCAGGCCCGCATTCGCAACGCCGGGTGGCGCATCGATTACTTTTTTGTCAGTCCCGACCTGGCGGAAAAAGTGGAAGACGCGTGGATATTGACGGACGTGTTCGGCTCGGACCATTGCCCGGTGGCCCTGCGGATTCGCGTATAA